A genomic segment from Curtobacterium sp. MCSS17_007 encodes:
- a CDS encoding GNAT family N-acetyltransferase, producing the protein MTDLRLEALSASTAAAANSLTLKPGQEQFVQPTTYGVAESDVKPSSAWTRVVLDGDRVVGMIIGTFDEDNNEEELRSAIWRVNVAADAQGRGVGRFAVHGLADEARSRGFERLTVVYEPGGDGSPEAFFRALGFEVVRETQYGDHFAVLAL; encoded by the coding sequence ATGACGGACCTCCGCCTCGAAGCCCTCTCCGCGTCGACCGCCGCCGCGGCCAACTCGCTGACGCTCAAGCCCGGGCAGGAGCAGTTCGTGCAGCCGACGACGTACGGTGTCGCCGAGTCCGACGTGAAGCCGAGCTCGGCGTGGACCCGCGTGGTGCTCGACGGCGACCGCGTGGTCGGGATGATCATCGGCACCTTCGACGAGGACAACAACGAGGAAGAGCTCCGGAGCGCGATCTGGCGCGTCAACGTCGCCGCCGACGCGCAGGGCCGCGGTGTCGGTCGCTTCGCGGTGCACGGCCTGGCGGACGAGGCGCGGAGCCGCGGCTTCGAACGTCTGACCGTCGTCTACGAGCCCGGTGGTGACGGCAGCCCCGAGGCGTTCTTCCGCGCGCTCGGGTTCGAGGTGGTCCGCGAGACCCAGTACGGCGACCACTTCGCCGTGCTCGCCCTGTAG
- a CDS encoding MGMT family protein → MDEADFGAAVAEVVRLIPPGHVMTYGDVAAALGSRASRAVGKVMAHEGRALPWWRVVRSGGLPPVRHEARALEHYRVEGTPLVQGTSTWRVDMRRARWSPATDADDPF, encoded by the coding sequence GTGGACGAAGCCGACTTCGGCGCAGCCGTCGCCGAGGTGGTCCGACTCATCCCGCCGGGTCACGTCATGACGTACGGCGACGTCGCCGCGGCGCTCGGGTCGCGGGCGTCCCGCGCGGTCGGCAAGGTGATGGCCCACGAGGGCCGCGCCCTGCCGTGGTGGCGCGTGGTCCGGTCCGGCGGGCTGCCGCCCGTCCGGCACGAGGCCCGGGCACTCGAGCACTACCGCGTCGAGGGGACGCCGCTCGTACAGGGCACCTCGACCTGGAGGGTCGACATGCGTCGTGCGCGCTGGTCGCCCGCCACGGACGCCGACGACCCGTTCTGA
- a CDS encoding DUF805 domain-containing protein codes for MSNDSVQPGGVALRDPFYGAPFAEAVRRFWRKYTVFTGRASRSEFWWWWITSFVIGLALQLVPQVFTPDTPVLENPVGSYLFVLWGLVTLVGSLALGARRLHDADRSGFWQFLHVLPVVGSLVLLVMFLLPSNPKGARFD; via the coding sequence ATGAGCAACGACAGCGTGCAGCCCGGCGGCGTCGCCCTGCGCGACCCCTTCTACGGGGCACCCTTCGCCGAGGCGGTCCGACGGTTCTGGCGGAAGTACACCGTGTTCACCGGCCGGGCCTCGCGCTCCGAGTTCTGGTGGTGGTGGATCACGTCCTTCGTGATCGGGCTCGCACTGCAGCTCGTGCCGCAGGTGTTCACGCCGGACACCCCGGTGCTCGAGAACCCCGTCGGCTCGTACCTGTTCGTCCTGTGGGGACTCGTGACGCTCGTCGGCTCGCTCGCCCTCGGCGCGCGGCGGTTGCACGACGCGGACAGGTCCGGCTTCTGGCAGTTCCTGCACGTGCTCCCCGTGGTCGGCTCGCTCGTGCTCCTGGTGATGTTCCTGCTGCCGTCGAACCCGAAGGGCGCGCGCTTCGACTGA
- a CDS encoding ABC transporter ATP-binding protein — translation MSQQEQVPPVDTAAGPGGPDPVLGEAAETKVAGPATAAVTTLGVRGEEREDFSKAESKRLRRRSLALLGSLAAPLKARLVLLGVVVVVSTAGTVAGPALIAWGIDNALPRVMDENDWVPAFGVVATYIVVAVLGAVLTAWYTVLAARISQAILFDLRKRVFLHTQRLSLEFHETYTSGRIISRQTSDLDSIRELLDSGLNQLIQGVLYMVFTGIALVVLDPTSGLVLAVSLVPLWFLIRWFQTNSQTLFRATRVTSARVIVHFVETMTGIRAVQAFRKESRNRDEYGRYVEDYRVANTKVFNLFGTFDPVLVLIGNATLAAVVIVGGFRIVGGSLEVGALLAVALYAKRFFDPAQELAMFYNGYQSASAAMEKISGVLEERPSVPDPAKPVRLPEATGAMDFDDVEFAYNADKVVLPEFDLHIPAGQTIALVGSTGAGKSTLAKLMARFYDPTKGSVRLDGVDLRDVDPKDMRRAIVMVTQEAYLFSGSVADNIALGKPGATRDEIVRAAKAVGAHAFIEALPDGYDTDVNKRGGRVSAGQRQLLSFARAFIADPKVLILDEATASLDIPSERLVQEGLETLLADRTAVIIAHRLSTVAIAHRVLVMEYGRIVEDGTPDDLIAGTGRFAQLHAAWRDSLV, via the coding sequence ATGAGCCAGCAGGAGCAGGTACCGCCCGTCGACACGGCAGCCGGGCCGGGAGGCCCTGATCCCGTCCTCGGCGAGGCTGCGGAGACGAAGGTGGCCGGCCCGGCCACCGCCGCGGTCACCACCCTCGGTGTCCGCGGCGAGGAGCGCGAGGACTTCAGCAAGGCGGAGAGCAAGCGCCTGCGGCGCCGCTCCCTCGCCCTGCTCGGGTCGCTCGCGGCCCCGCTGAAGGCACGCCTGGTGCTGCTCGGCGTCGTCGTGGTGGTCTCCACCGCGGGCACCGTCGCCGGTCCGGCGCTCATCGCGTGGGGCATCGACAACGCCCTGCCCCGGGTGATGGACGAGAACGACTGGGTGCCGGCCTTCGGCGTCGTGGCGACGTACATCGTCGTCGCGGTGCTCGGCGCCGTGCTCACCGCCTGGTACACCGTCCTCGCGGCACGGATCAGCCAGGCGATCCTGTTCGACCTGCGGAAGCGCGTGTTCCTGCACACGCAGCGGCTGTCGCTCGAGTTCCACGAGACGTACACGTCCGGCCGGATCATCTCCCGCCAGACGAGCGACCTCGACTCGATCCGCGAGTTGCTCGACTCCGGGCTGAACCAGCTCATCCAGGGCGTGCTGTACATGGTGTTCACGGGCATCGCGCTCGTGGTGCTCGACCCGACGTCCGGCCTCGTGCTCGCGGTGTCGCTCGTGCCGCTGTGGTTCCTCATCCGCTGGTTCCAGACGAACTCGCAGACGCTGTTCCGGGCCACCCGCGTCACGTCGGCCCGGGTGATCGTGCACTTCGTCGAGACGATGACCGGCATCCGGGCGGTGCAGGCGTTCCGGAAGGAGTCCCGCAACCGCGACGAGTACGGCCGCTACGTCGAGGACTACCGGGTGGCGAACACGAAGGTGTTCAACCTGTTCGGGACCTTCGACCCGGTGCTCGTGCTCATCGGCAACGCCACGCTCGCGGCGGTCGTGATCGTCGGCGGCTTCCGGATCGTCGGGGGATCGCTCGAGGTCGGCGCGCTGCTCGCGGTCGCGCTCTACGCCAAGCGGTTCTTCGACCCGGCGCAGGAGCTCGCGATGTTCTACAACGGGTACCAGTCGGCCTCGGCGGCGATGGAGAAGATCTCCGGCGTCCTCGAGGAGCGCCCGTCGGTGCCGGACCCCGCGAAGCCCGTGCGGCTGCCCGAGGCCACCGGTGCGATGGACTTCGACGACGTCGAGTTCGCGTACAACGCCGACAAGGTCGTGCTCCCCGAGTTCGACCTGCACATCCCGGCGGGGCAGACGATCGCGCTCGTCGGGTCCACCGGTGCCGGCAAGTCGACGCTGGCGAAGCTCATGGCGCGGTTCTACGACCCGACCAAGGGCTCCGTCCGGCTCGACGGCGTGGACCTGCGGGACGTCGACCCCAAGGACATGCGCCGGGCGATCGTCATGGTCACGCAGGAGGCGTACCTGTTCTCCGGCTCGGTCGCGGACAACATCGCGCTCGGCAAGCCGGGAGCGACGCGCGACGAGATCGTCCGGGCGGCGAAGGCCGTCGGCGCGCACGCGTTCATCGAGGCCCTGCCCGACGGGTACGACACCGACGTGAACAAGCGCGGTGGCCGGGTGTCCGCGGGACAGCGGCAGCTGCTGTCCTTCGCCCGGGCGTTCATCGCCGACCCGAAGGTGCTCATCCTCGACGAGGCGACGGCGTCGCTCGACATCCCGTCCGAGCGGCTCGTGCAGGAGGGCCTCGAGACCCTCCTCGCGGACCGCACGGCCGTGATCATCGCGCACCGGCTGTCGACCGTCGCGATCGCCCACCGGGTGCTCGTGATGGAGTACGGCCGGATCGTCGAGGACGGCACCCCGGACGACCTGATCGCCGGTACCGGCCGCTTCGCCCAGCTCCACGCGGCCTGGCGGGACTCGCTCGTCTGA